A stretch of the Salminus brasiliensis chromosome 23, fSalBra1.hap2, whole genome shotgun sequence genome encodes the following:
- the rbp2a gene encoding retinol-binding protein 2a: MPADYNGRWEMVSNENFEDFMKAVDIDFATRKIAAHLTQTKVIVQNGDKFETKTLSTFRNYEVNFTVGEEFEEHTKGLDNRVVKTLVQWDGEKLVCVQKGEKENRGWKHWIEGDLLHLEITCQDKICHQVFKKK; the protein is encoded by the exons ATGCCAGCTGACTATAATGGACGATGGGAGATGGTGAGCAATGAGAACTTTGAGGACTTCATGAAGGCTGTGG acATAGACTTTGCCACCCGCAAGATTGCTGCCCACCTCACACAGACAAAGGTTATCGTACAAAACGGAGATAAGTTTGAGACCAAAACGCTTAGCACTTTTAGAAATTATGAGGTAAACTTTACTGTGGGGGAAGAGTTTGAGGAGCATACGAAGGGGCTGGACAACAGAGTGGTCAAG ACACTGGTTCAGTGGGATGGAGAGAAGCTGGTGTGTGTGCAAAAAGGTGAGAAAGAGAACAGAGGGTGGAAGCACTGGATTGAGGGAGATCTTCTGCATCTG GAGATCACCTGCCAGGACAAAATCTGTCAtcaagtgtttaaaaaaaagtaa